A genomic region of Runella rosea contains the following coding sequences:
- a CDS encoding acyl-CoA thioesterase, translating into MFTYEYKGIRVRYADTDQMGYVYYGNYGRFYEIGRVEALRSIGFSYRDMEEAGTMMPVYENYSRYLQPARYDDELTIKVTIPELPAARVVFRYEIRNQMGAVLNTGETTLVFLNRETNRPTRAPGFLLEKLKPYFT; encoded by the coding sequence ATGTTTACTTACGAATACAAAGGAATAAGAGTACGATACGCTGATACTGACCAAATGGGGTATGTGTATTACGGAAATTACGGGCGGTTTTATGAAATCGGGCGGGTAGAAGCCCTGCGCAGCATTGGATTTTCATACCGCGACATGGAGGAAGCAGGAACGATGATGCCCGTGTACGAAAACTATTCCCGCTATTTGCAGCCTGCCCGCTACGACGATGAATTAACGATCAAAGTGACCATTCCAGAATTGCCCGCCGCGCGGGTGGTTTTTCGGTACGAAATTCGAAATCAGATGGGAGCGGTACTCAATACGGGCGAAACTACGCTGGTTTTTCTGAATCGGGAGACCAACCGGCCTACGCGTGCCCCAGGGTTTTTGTTGGAGAAATTGAAGCCCTATTTTACGTAG
- a CDS encoding DUF4331 family protein, translating into MKNIKNLIAVVGVLAVICLQTSQSFGSSHREAPLISNDPLADNTDLYAFKSPNNAENVVLIANYIPFQHPAGGPNWYSFGERIRYEVHVDNNAATPGSDIIYRFTFERVNEDPTTFFLIRLGKENLKTTYKCERSMDGGRSFSTIVMKGTVPPPNIGPRSIENKTVGLGAESYDDLVNKAVATATTGEKIFCGPVDDPFFVDLGGIFDLGNMRPSSGKDGVAKFNCHSIVIEVPVATLQKSKKTVAQASNILDPDYVIGVYASASRQMIKTLYSGGDVGFDGNYVQVSRLGMPLTNEAVIPLGMKDKWNSVKPSEDLQFAKYFTNPELALYMDDSQFGGAVPGLSPLRIQSKSLGAFDFRNGKPGLFGLKGNPALNGTALSEAAFGSVLLPDNKSPRAVDILPIFYTGVPNLPPYQLATGKAGNPLAAGKPFIHNFLPTFGDWLRLNMAVPATPRTDPKFSSLGLVQAAVLGLTDPMYNGSTALQFIPNMDGFPNGRRLEDDVTTIELQAVGGVVLAAIGLWYDDFKPGETASPVTPNLVGVLSFNAGVTKNDTIFKPWFPYEQNPWRGFRGNSYSGPSTSSARIATTPLEDKVQGLSVKVLGNPVLTDDVSVEISGVDGQALRMGLTNSQGQVMGQQSVGKAGRIERQTFRIGRQPGIYFLQVSTASEHQTVKIIRN; encoded by the coding sequence ATGAAAAACATAAAAAACCTTATAGCTGTGGTGGGGGTACTGGCCGTGATTTGCCTGCAAACCTCCCAATCATTTGGTTCTTCTCACCGCGAAGCGCCGCTGATTTCGAATGACCCACTGGCGGATAATACGGATTTGTACGCCTTTAAAAGTCCGAATAATGCCGAAAATGTCGTGCTTATTGCCAATTATATCCCTTTTCAGCATCCTGCTGGTGGGCCTAACTGGTATTCTTTTGGCGAGCGTATCCGCTACGAAGTTCACGTAGATAATAATGCTGCTACGCCAGGATCCGACATTATTTATCGCTTTACGTTTGAGCGTGTCAACGAAGACCCGACTACTTTTTTCCTGATTCGGTTGGGAAAAGAAAACCTGAAAACCACCTACAAGTGTGAGCGCAGCATGGACGGCGGTAGGTCTTTCAGTACCATTGTGATGAAAGGTACGGTGCCACCACCGAACATCGGACCCCGTTCGATTGAGAACAAAACGGTAGGTTTGGGCGCTGAGTCTTACGATGATTTGGTCAATAAAGCCGTAGCTACGGCTACTACTGGCGAAAAGATTTTCTGCGGTCCTGTAGATGATCCATTCTTTGTGGACTTGGGCGGGATTTTTGACCTTGGAAACATGCGTCCAAGCAGCGGAAAAGACGGTGTGGCTAAGTTCAACTGCCATTCTATCGTGATTGAAGTACCCGTGGCAACCTTGCAGAAAAGCAAAAAAACGGTGGCGCAGGCATCCAATATTCTTGACCCTGATTACGTCATTGGGGTGTATGCTTCGGCGAGTCGTCAAATGATAAAAACGCTTTATTCGGGGGGAGATGTAGGCTTTGACGGCAACTACGTTCAGGTGTCACGCTTGGGAATGCCGTTGACCAATGAAGCCGTGATTCCGTTGGGAATGAAAGATAAATGGAACTCCGTTAAGCCAAGTGAAGATTTGCAGTTTGCCAAATACTTTACCAATCCTGAGCTTGCGCTTTACATGGATGATTCTCAGTTTGGGGGCGCGGTTCCGGGATTGTCTCCTTTGCGGATTCAGTCAAAATCGTTGGGTGCATTTGATTTTCGGAATGGTAAGCCTGGGCTTTTTGGCTTGAAAGGCAACCCCGCTCTCAACGGTACGGCATTGTCAGAAGCGGCTTTTGGAAGTGTGTTATTGCCTGATAATAAAAGCCCACGGGCGGTTGATATTCTGCCTATTTTTTACACGGGGGTGCCAAACTTGCCGCCATACCAGTTGGCTACGGGCAAAGCTGGAAATCCTTTGGCCGCAGGTAAACCGTTTATTCACAACTTCTTGCCTACTTTCGGCGATTGGCTGCGCCTCAACATGGCCGTTCCCGCCACGCCCCGTACCGATCCTAAATTCAGCTCGTTGGGCTTGGTGCAGGCCGCTGTTTTGGGTTTGACGGACCCCATGTACAACGGTTCAACGGCGTTGCAGTTTATCCCCAACATGGATGGTTTTCCTAACGGTCGCCGTTTAGAGGATGACGTCACCACCATCGAGCTTCAGGCCGTGGGTGGCGTAGTACTAGCGGCTATCGGTTTGTGGTACGACGATTTCAAACCCGGTGAAACCGCCAGCCCCGTAACGCCAAATCTGGTGGGTGTGCTGTCGTTCAACGCCGGTGTTACTAAAAATGATACCATCTTTAAACCTTGGTTTCCGTACGAGCAAAATCCTTGGAGAGGTTTCCGAGGCAACAGCTACTCGGGTCCATCGACTTCATCGGCGCGTATTGCTACCACTCCGTTGGAAGATAAAGTACAAGGATTATCGGTCAAGGTTTTGGGAAATCCCGTGTTGACGGATGATGTTTCGGTCGAAATCTCAGGCGTTGACGGACAGGCGCTACGCATGGGCTTGACCAACAGTCAAGGTCAGGTCATGGGACAACAATCGGTTGGAAAAGCGGGTCGGATTGAGCGTCAAACGTTCCGTATTGGTCGTCAGCCGGGGATTTATTTCCTACAGGTATCTACCGCGAGCGAGCACCAAACGGTGAAAATTATCCGTAACTAA
- a CDS encoding alpha/beta fold hydrolase codes for MRIFVFLSLWGMFTGGVSAQKTLTGLAPVADTKLYYEIEGKGEPVVLIHETALDSRQWNAQWNAFARHFKVIRYDIRGFGQSARARDPHNPSDDLKALLDFLKIEKAHIVGVALGGNVALNFAATHPERVLKIVAADANPDGFSDGTPQLKAVVNKIVDLASHQGWHDEQQDVWLRSPLMRLYAADDKTIINLSEMIADYHGDHFINPRIDPSFGTPTTLDLVSSIRVPTLLLVGEKDEESFHRVADIMAQKIPNVRKAVIKGAGHLSNMDKPRTFNKLVINFLSTSPMTIK; via the coding sequence ATGCGGATTTTTGTTTTTTTGAGTTTGTGGGGAATGTTTACGGGAGGAGTATCGGCACAAAAAACACTGACCGGTTTGGCTCCCGTGGCCGATACAAAGCTATATTATGAAATAGAAGGCAAAGGCGAACCCGTGGTGTTGATCCACGAAACGGCCTTGGACTCTCGTCAGTGGAACGCCCAATGGAACGCCTTTGCCCGTCATTTTAAAGTGATTCGGTACGATATTCGCGGTTTTGGGCAATCCGCCCGCGCCCGCGATCCTCACAATCCAAGTGATGACTTAAAAGCATTGCTTGACTTCCTGAAAATTGAAAAAGCGCATATTGTCGGCGTAGCACTAGGGGGAAATGTGGCGCTTAATTTTGCCGCCACTCACCCCGAGCGCGTCCTCAAAATCGTGGCCGCCGATGCCAATCCCGACGGATTTAGCGACGGAACCCCACAACTCAAAGCCGTAGTCAACAAAATCGTTGACCTTGCTTCTCACCAAGGATGGCACGACGAACAGCAGGATGTGTGGCTGCGCTCCCCACTCATGCGCCTGTATGCTGCCGACGACAAAACCATTATTAACTTAAGCGAAATGATTGCCGATTACCACGGCGATCACTTCATCAATCCCCGAATCGACCCTTCTTTTGGCACTCCTACTACCCTCGATTTGGTTTCTTCCATCCGCGTCCCTACGCTCCTATTGGTAGGCGAAAAAGACGAAGAAAGTTTCCACCGAGTGGCTGATATCATGGCCCAGAAAATCCCTAACGTTCGGAAAGCAGTTATTAAGGGAGCAGGTCATTTATCAAATATGGATAAACCCAGAACATTTAACAAACTGGTTATCAACTTTTTAAGTACAAGTCCAATGACCATTAAGTAA
- a CDS encoding tetratricopeptide repeat protein, producing the protein MKKVLFIPKRALLFSIPVLMVGLLPMSCTDKGKTGSETTASSTPTMEIPALYERRGELAKAEEWVRTKEKVEELKKQIKKDPSDVKPRLQIAMIYLSEARITGEHPYYYPAILTILDGVLAMDYKNFEATTFKASVKMSQHQFAEARDLAEKARQLNPNNAYVYGVLVDANVELGNYEEAVAMSDKMQQMKPSLESYSRASYLREIYGQYPSAIEAMKLAVDAGLPGSEPYCWSKNTLAQLYETTGKLKEAEQQYNEILALRPSYAFALKGVARIHKARKEYDKALTTLDKAAAIMPEFSFHEEMAEIYALQGDKEKANAKYAEVVKMLDEDAQSGHAVDLELCKLYTQMGQFDSALEYGMKEYKKRPKNIDVNHALAWVYFKQNDIQKAQQHVQVALRTGSKDPELLQKAGAIEIALGNAGPGNKLIAEAKKTNPKFTL; encoded by the coding sequence ATGAAAAAAGTATTATTTATCCCAAAACGAGCATTGTTGTTCTCTATCCCCGTTTTGATGGTTGGTTTGCTACCGATGAGTTGCACCGACAAAGGAAAAACGGGTTCAGAAACCACCGCTTCAAGCACTCCAACGATGGAAATACCCGCCCTCTATGAACGTCGGGGAGAGTTGGCCAAAGCCGAAGAATGGGTACGGACCAAAGAAAAAGTTGAAGAACTGAAGAAACAAATCAAAAAAGACCCGAGCGATGTAAAACCCCGTCTCCAGATTGCCATGATTTACCTTTCGGAGGCACGGATTACGGGCGAACATCCCTATTATTATCCCGCGATTTTAACCATCTTGGATGGGGTGTTGGCGATGGATTACAAAAACTTTGAGGCAACGACTTTCAAGGCTTCCGTAAAAATGTCGCAGCACCAATTTGCCGAAGCCCGCGATTTGGCCGAAAAAGCCCGCCAACTCAATCCCAACAACGCCTACGTGTATGGTGTGTTGGTGGATGCCAACGTCGAACTCGGTAACTATGAAGAAGCCGTGGCGATGTCGGATAAAATGCAGCAGATGAAGCCTTCGCTGGAATCATACTCGCGGGCGTCTTATTTGCGGGAGATTTATGGCCAGTATCCAAGCGCCATCGAAGCCATGAAATTGGCCGTTGATGCGGGACTACCCGGCTCTGAGCCGTATTGCTGGAGTAAAAACACCTTGGCGCAATTGTATGAAACAACGGGCAAATTGAAAGAAGCCGAACAGCAATACAACGAAATTTTGGCATTGCGTCCGAGTTATGCTTTTGCGTTGAAAGGAGTTGCCCGCATTCATAAAGCCAGAAAAGAATATGATAAAGCTTTGACGACCTTAGACAAAGCCGCGGCAATAATGCCCGAATTCTCGTTTCACGAAGAAATGGCCGAAATCTATGCGCTTCAAGGAGACAAAGAAAAAGCTAATGCCAAATACGCTGAGGTGGTCAAGATGTTGGATGAAGATGCGCAGTCAGGTCATGCCGTTGATTTGGAACTTTGCAAACTTTACACGCAAATGGGACAGTTTGATTCGGCATTGGAATATGGCATGAAAGAATACAAAAAACGCCCCAAAAACATTGATGTGAATCACGCGTTGGCGTGGGTGTATTTCAAACAAAATGATATTCAAAAAGCGCAGCAGCACGTACAGGTAGCTTTGCGTACGGGTAGTAAAGACCCCGAATTATTGCAAAAAGCGGGTGCGATTGAGATTGCCCTCGGCAATGCTGGCCCTGGAAATAAATTGATTGCCGAAGCCAAAAAAACCAATCCGAAGTTTACGCTTTAA
- a CDS encoding DUF4331 domain-containing protein: MFPLLRVQRGFGLLCCALLLSVGSYASSHREAPLISQDPLADNTDVYAFKSPDDPNSITIIANYIPFESPEGGPNYYNFGTNVRYEIHIKNKATTAGDDITYRFTFSSVNEDPTTFFNIRLGKQNLKTTYKCEKSTDGGRTFVTIISNGIVPPNNIGPRSIENATVGLGTSYDALVQQSIATANSGEKVFCGPVDDPFFVDLAGAFDVGNFRPEGNTTNPTVDGLNRFNVHTIALKIPVNLLQKDGKSVMQAANILDPDYVIGVWASASRQMIQTLYNGSDVGYDGKYVQVSRLGMPLTNEAVIPVGMKDRWNAATPYNGEDLQFAKYFTNPELALYMDDSQFGKAVPSLNALRIQEKSLGSFDFRNGKPGLFVLKGNQALNGTALSEAAFGGLLLPDNKSPRAVDLLPIFYTGVPNLAPYQLATGKSGNPLAAGKPFIHNFLPTLGDMLRLNMAVPATPRNHPKFSSLGLVQAAVLGLTDPEYNASTALQFIPNMDGFPNGRRLEDDVTTIELQAVSGVVLAAVGLWYDDFQPGVTTSPVTPKLVNVLGFNAGPTKNDIELKPMFPFVQNPWRGFDYPEKARF; the protein is encoded by the coding sequence ATGTTTCCTTTGCTTCGTGTCCAACGCGGGTTTGGATTACTTTGTTGCGCACTGCTGTTGTCTGTCGGCAGTTATGCTTCCAGTCACCGGGAGGCTCCGCTCATTTCCCAAGACCCTCTGGCCGACAACACCGACGTCTACGCTTTTAAGAGCCCCGATGACCCCAATTCCATTACCATCATTGCCAATTACATCCCGTTTGAATCACCCGAAGGTGGGCCAAATTACTATAATTTTGGCACGAATGTTCGTTATGAGATTCACATAAAGAACAAAGCCACTACCGCGGGCGATGACATTACCTACCGCTTTACATTTTCAAGTGTGAATGAAGACCCAACGACTTTTTTTAACATTCGTTTGGGAAAACAAAATCTCAAAACCACTTACAAATGTGAAAAAAGCACCGACGGTGGCCGAACATTCGTTACCATTATTTCCAACGGAATCGTACCGCCAAATAACATCGGGCCGCGCTCTATCGAAAACGCAACGGTTGGACTGGGGACTTCATACGATGCCCTCGTGCAGCAATCAATTGCCACGGCCAATTCGGGTGAAAAGGTCTTCTGCGGTCCCGTAGATGATCCTTTCTTTGTGGATCTGGCGGGTGCTTTTGACGTCGGGAATTTCCGCCCCGAAGGAAACACCACCAACCCAACGGTGGATGGCCTAAATCGCTTTAATGTTCACACGATTGCCCTCAAAATTCCCGTTAATTTGCTACAAAAAGACGGTAAAAGTGTGATGCAAGCGGCCAATATCCTTGATCCAGATTACGTGATTGGGGTGTGGGCATCGGCGAGTCGTCAAATGATACAAACCCTGTACAATGGCTCAGATGTGGGCTATGATGGAAAATACGTGCAAGTCTCACGCCTTGGGATGCCGCTGACCAACGAAGCCGTGATTCCGGTGGGCATGAAAGATCGTTGGAATGCCGCTACTCCTTACAACGGCGAAGATTTGCAATTCGCCAAGTATTTTACCAATCCTGAGTTGGCACTCTATATGGATGATTCTCAGTTTGGCAAAGCAGTACCTTCGCTGAATGCCCTCCGTATTCAGGAAAAATCATTGGGTTCCTTCGATTTTCGGAATGGGAAACCAGGTTTGTTTGTGCTGAAGGGCAATCAGGCATTGAACGGAACAGCGCTTTCGGAAGCGGCTTTCGGCGGGTTGTTATTGCCCGACAACAAAAGCCCCCGTGCCGTTGATTTACTCCCAATATTCTACACTGGCGTTCCCAACTTAGCGCCTTATCAATTGGCAACGGGCAAGAGCGGAAATCCTTTGGCTGCAGGAAAGCCTTTCATCCATAACTTCTTGCCTACTTTGGGAGATATGTTGCGACTCAACATGGCAGTGCCTGCCACTCCGCGCAACCACCCTAAATTCAGCTCTTTGGGTTTGGTACAAGCGGCCGTTTTGGGTTTAACCGACCCTGAATACAATGCTTCAACGGCGTTACAATTCATTCCAAACATGGATGGTTTCCCCAACGGACGCCGCTTGGAAGATGATGTGACCACGATTGAATTGCAGGCCGTAAGCGGAGTAGTACTGGCCGCCGTAGGCTTGTGGTACGACGATTTTCAACCCGGTGTAACCACCAGCCCAGTGACCCCTAAACTTGTTAACGTGCTGGGTTTCAACGCGGGGCCAACCAAAAATGACATTGAGCTAAAGCCGATGTTTCCCTTTGTTCAGAACCCTTGGCGAGGATTTGATTATCCCGAAAAAGCAAGATTCTAA
- the mltG gene encoding endolytic transglycosylase MltG: MSRNLKIGIFITVAVVFTTFTFYFWQMAQTPNFQVSKDKDFALLIPTGATYQSVLDTLKKNEVVNDEISFRFMAKLLKLPERIKPGRYVLRRDMGNLEAIKKLRNGSQDAVRLTFNNIRLKEDLIQRIGSKFEFGPDALGKLLNDPEVCRKFGFDTTNVGSMFLPNTYEIFWTTPVDKFLGRMHDEYQKFWTPARLEKAKALGYTKAEVSVLASIVDAETNRNDEMPRIAGVYLNRIRQSMPLQADPTVIFAWRDFSIKRVTGRFSALNSPYNTYRVLGLPPGPINVPSTVAIDAVLNAEEHNYLYFCVKIDPEGKLLGYHDFAVTYDDHLLNARKYQEALNKMNIK; the protein is encoded by the coding sequence ATGTCGCGTAATTTAAAGATAGGGATATTTATTACGGTAGCAGTAGTGTTTACTACGTTTACTTTTTACTTCTGGCAAATGGCTCAAACGCCCAATTTTCAGGTGAGTAAAGACAAGGATTTTGCGCTGTTGATTCCGACGGGTGCTACTTACCAATCGGTGCTGGATACCCTCAAAAAGAATGAGGTGGTCAACGATGAAATTTCGTTTCGGTTTATGGCCAAGTTGCTCAAATTACCCGAGCGCATCAAGCCTGGGCGGTACGTGCTGCGGCGGGATATGGGAAATTTGGAAGCCATCAAAAAGCTAAGAAACGGGTCGCAAGATGCCGTCAGGTTGACCTTCAATAATATTCGTCTCAAAGAAGATTTGATTCAGCGCATTGGAAGCAAGTTTGAATTTGGTCCCGATGCCCTCGGCAAACTGTTGAACGACCCCGAAGTATGCCGCAAATTCGGCTTTGATACCACCAACGTAGGGAGTATGTTTTTGCCAAATACTTACGAAATTTTTTGGACCACTCCCGTAGATAAGTTTTTGGGAAGAATGCACGACGAATACCAAAAGTTTTGGACGCCCGCCCGCCTCGAAAAAGCCAAGGCTTTGGGGTATACCAAGGCAGAGGTGTCGGTTTTGGCGTCGATTGTGGATGCCGAAACCAATCGAAATGATGAGATGCCGCGCATTGCGGGCGTGTACCTAAATCGCATCCGCCAAAGTATGCCGCTGCAAGCCGACCCAACGGTGATTTTTGCGTGGAGGGATTTTTCCATCAAACGCGTGACGGGCCGCTTTTCGGCGTTAAATTCCCCTTATAATACTTACCGGGTGTTAGGATTACCTCCTGGGCCTATCAACGTGCCAAGTACGGTGGCGATTGATGCCGTACTGAACGCGGAAGAGCACAACTACCTCTATTTCTGCGTGAAAATTGACCCCGAAGGAAAACTGTTGGGCTACCACGATTTTGCGGTCACCTACGATGACCACCTCCTCAACGCCCGCAAGTACCAAGAAGCGCTTAATAAAATGAATATAAAGTAG
- a CDS encoding DinB family protein, with protein MDKKEELLRIIDQFNLIYESEEAWHGPSVVEVLSDVSWEMASQKIMPNTHSIAELVYHMTTWRIFVVKRLQGDGEYEVTKARDWKSFLVFDEFEWEALQMELSLSQEELIAELEKREDDEFLEEIVPGREYDFYTMLHGILQHDLYHAGQISILKKSLLYKGLGKKSRTDDDDYYGNAGSDDFDDY; from the coding sequence ATGGACAAGAAAGAAGAATTACTCCGAATTATTGATCAATTTAATCTTATATACGAAAGCGAAGAAGCATGGCATGGTCCTTCGGTAGTAGAGGTACTCAGTGACGTTTCGTGGGAAATGGCCTCCCAAAAAATAATGCCCAATACCCACAGCATTGCGGAATTGGTGTATCACATGACCACCTGGCGGATTTTTGTGGTAAAACGCTTACAAGGCGATGGTGAATACGAAGTGACCAAAGCCCGCGATTGGAAATCCTTCCTTGTTTTTGATGAATTTGAGTGGGAAGCTCTTCAAATGGAGTTGAGTCTCAGTCAGGAAGAATTGATTGCTGAACTTGAAAAACGCGAAGACGACGAGTTTTTGGAAGAAATTGTACCAGGTCGTGAATATGATTTCTACACCATGCTACATGGCATCCTACAACACGATTTATACCACGCAGGACAAATTTCTATCCTAAAAAAATCATTGCTTTACAAAGGGCTTGGTAAAAAAAGCCGCACCGATGATGATGACTACTACGGTAACGCAGGCAGCGACGATTTTGATGATTACTGA
- a CDS encoding TonB-dependent receptor yields the protein MKRIIYYTLFSISCLLSFSAFAHLGSISGVVYEQTTNLPLRGVNVQLTGLGKTTTTNELGQYRFDELVAAPYKIELSYVGLKTVVVEAIVLDDQTTSLKTLMVNSTLELKEVVVSAQRAHDQQLISNLDIKIRPIVNSQEVLRMVPGLFIGQHAGGGKAEQIFLRGFDIDHGTDIQLTVDGMPVNMVSHAHGQGYADLHFVIPELIQGVDFKKGPYHAEKGNFTTAGWVNFRTRNALERSFVKLEAGQFGTYRAVAGLDLLGNRLKAGRNRDKNQSAYLASEYSYSNSYFDNPQDFKRLNIMGKYHGHLSSTTYLTLTGSTFWSKWNHSGQIPDRAIESGLTGFFGSVDPTEGGETSRTNVNVQLVTVTPRNHTIKNQLFYGNYNFELYSNFTFFLEDSINGDQIRQKEKRNLLGYNGSFSTQNDVGSTQWTTTLGVQYRQDFTKNTELSHTKNRTETLNRIQFGNINELNASVYADELVQVSNQLTINAGLRLDFFRNQYEDLLAAPLTTKQASAAILSPKLNVYYTFNNRFQLYLNTGRGFHSNDTRVVVPQGGRQILPPAYGSDLGAIFKPFPKLIINAAAWYLWLQQEFVYVGDAGVVEPGGRTRRQGIDLSVRYQITDHLYADVDVNTTKPRAIGELEGQNYLPLAPIFTTMGGLSVQNNAGFSGSLRYRYIGNRPANEDNSIVAKGYFVTDMQANYSRKNYTLGLSVQNLFNTRWKETQFATESRLQGEAAPVEEIHFTPGTPFFARLSLTVFF from the coding sequence ATGAAACGAATCATTTATTACACACTATTCAGTATCAGCTGTTTACTTAGTTTTTCGGCGTTTGCACACCTTGGAAGTATTTCGGGCGTGGTGTATGAACAAACCACCAACCTTCCTCTGAGGGGGGTAAATGTTCAGTTGACGGGTTTAGGAAAAACCACCACTACCAACGAGTTGGGGCAATACCGTTTTGATGAATTGGTAGCGGCTCCCTATAAAATCGAATTGTCGTATGTAGGTTTGAAAACCGTGGTGGTGGAAGCGATTGTGCTGGATGACCAAACCACTTCCTTAAAAACGCTCATGGTCAACTCCACCCTCGAATTGAAAGAAGTGGTGGTGTCGGCGCAGCGGGCGCATGACCAGCAGCTCATCAGTAATCTCGACATTAAAATTCGCCCTATTGTCAATTCACAGGAGGTTTTAAGGATGGTGCCAGGCTTATTTATTGGCCAACATGCGGGCGGTGGAAAAGCCGAACAGATTTTTTTGCGCGGGTTTGACATCGACCACGGCACGGATATTCAACTCACCGTCGATGGAATGCCGGTCAATATGGTTTCTCACGCTCACGGACAGGGATACGCTGACTTGCATTTTGTGATTCCGGAATTGATTCAGGGCGTTGATTTCAAAAAAGGGCCTTATCATGCCGAAAAAGGCAACTTTACGACCGCAGGCTGGGTAAACTTTCGAACGCGCAACGCGCTTGAGCGCTCGTTTGTGAAACTGGAAGCGGGGCAATTCGGCACGTACCGGGCGGTAGCTGGGCTGGATTTGTTGGGAAATCGTTTAAAAGCTGGGAGAAATCGCGACAAAAACCAATCGGCGTATTTGGCGTCTGAGTATTCTTATTCTAACTCGTATTTTGATAATCCGCAGGACTTTAAGCGGTTGAATATCATGGGGAAATACCACGGGCATCTTTCTTCAACGACTTACCTCACACTCACAGGCTCGACGTTTTGGAGTAAATGGAACCACTCAGGGCAGATTCCCGACCGGGCCATTGAATCGGGGCTGACGGGCTTTTTTGGTTCTGTTGACCCCACCGAAGGCGGTGAAACGAGCCGAACCAATGTGAACGTTCAACTGGTGACCGTAACACCGCGCAACCATACCATTAAGAATCAGCTTTTTTACGGAAATTATAATTTTGAGTTGTATTCCAACTTCACTTTTTTCCTAGAAGATTCAATCAATGGCGACCAAATTCGCCAGAAAGAGAAGCGCAATTTGCTAGGATATAATGGCAGTTTTTCTACCCAAAATGACGTAGGTAGTACGCAATGGACAACGACATTGGGCGTGCAGTACCGACAGGATTTTACAAAAAATACGGAACTTTCGCACACCAAAAATCGAACAGAAACCCTCAATCGGATTCAGTTTGGTAACATCAACGAACTCAACGCTTCGGTTTATGCCGACGAGTTGGTTCAGGTTTCCAATCAGTTGACCATCAACGCGGGCCTGCGGCTGGATTTTTTTCGTAACCAATACGAAGACTTACTGGCCGCGCCCCTAACGACCAAACAGGCTTCGGCGGCGATTCTTTCGCCCAAGCTGAATGTTTATTACACCTTCAATAATCGTTTCCAACTTTATCTCAACACGGGGCGCGGTTTTCACTCCAACGACACTCGGGTGGTGGTTCCGCAGGGAGGACGGCAGATTTTGCCCCCCGCTTACGGCTCCGATTTAGGTGCTATTTTTAAACCTTTTCCTAAGTTAATTATCAATGCTGCCGCGTGGTATCTGTGGCTGCAACAGGAATTTGTGTACGTAGGTGATGCGGGCGTGGTTGAGCCGGGTGGTCGTACGCGTCGGCAGGGAATTGATTTGTCGGTGCGGTATCAAATCACCGACCACTTGTACGCTGACGTTGACGTAAATACCACTAAACCCAGGGCAATCGGCGAATTGGAAGGTCAAAATTACTTGCCTTTGGCTCCTATTTTTACGACGATGGGTGGCCTGTCTGTACAAAATAATGCTGGTTTCAGCGGGTCGTTGCGGTATCGTTACATTGGCAACCGTCCCGCCAACGAAGACAATTCCATCGTGGCCAAGGGCTATTTTGTAACGGACATGCAGGCCAATTATAGTCGAAAAAATTATACGCTTGGTCTGTCGGTTCAAAACCTATTTAATACACGTTGGAAAGAAACGCAGTTTGCGACCGAGAGCCGATTGCAGGGGGAAGCGGCGCCCGTCGAAGAAATTCACTTTACGCCCGGAACGCCCTTTTTTGCTCGTTTGAGCTTGACGGTTTTCTTTTAA